The Rhodamnia argentea isolate NSW1041297 chromosome 7, ASM2092103v1, whole genome shotgun sequence genome contains the following window.
TCGAGTGGGTAGATCTTGGTCCTGCCAAAatatgaagaattattggaTGGATGGGTACATATGTAGGAATCGACCTAGGTTTAATGCGATAATTATGGACTAATCAAGTTAGGAATGCTCGTAGTCAAAGGTGGGATAGTATGGAATACTGGGTCATGGGCAAGTAGATTTGCTTAGATTCAACAATTTCATTTGCAGTAATGACTTGAGACAAGAAACTGAGGCACTTACTTCATGCTTTAAAATTCTACCGCTTCCTCATAGTAGATCCATCGAAATTGGTAAGCAAAATCATCGAGAATGATCAGATGTTGTGATAGAGAGGGCTCATTAATAGCAATGGCCTGACCTCGATTCAAATGTTTTTCATGTGTCGGCGATTAGGCAATATGACTTTGATGTTCAAGTTCTCTATAGAAAGGCCTCTCGGTTTTCGGCTCatgcatcttctttcttttcttcctcttttaacTTAGTTTCTGACGTTAGTGGTCAAGTACTTAAGCCAAAGAAAGGGGCACGAAAGTTCCAAGGGATGCTCGATCCCTCCTTAACTCTCCTCCGGATAAGAACCCGACGTGTCAATCCTGAGCCCAAAAGGACCGAAAGGAATCTGACCTAAACTCCCCAAAACTTATCCATAAACGGAGAGAGAAGTCCGAAAATGCTGGAGGGAAAGATGTCTCCAGTCGTGCAAGTGGAATCCCGAAGCTGGCCACCAGAGGGCAAGTTGATGTGGCGCCGTCGCAATACGCTGCGAACTTGGTCGCTAAAGATGGCCATCGAGAAGACTGCTTGAAGCCCATGGGACCTCCTGGTCCCTCCAAGTTGTGGCAGCTGCCTCAATTCCAATTCACCTATCAAGTCGACCGGGGAAATGCTCAACTAATTATGTTCCCACATGGATATTGCAAACTGAAACATCTTTGTGATTATTGTGCTCAGACGTTCAAAAGATCGTATTATCCCACGAGCCACCCTTCaccctttttctccttttggttCACAACTTGGGctcgctttctttctttccctatAAATTGGAGATCTTCCTTTCCCACTTTCATCGCCCAACTCTACTCCTCaactcactcactcactcacaaACACCCTCAGTCACAAAGAGAGATGGAACGATCGAGTGCTTTGGCCAATTTAGCAACAACGCTCCTCTTTTGCCTTGCCATTTGTTCCTGCGCCATCTCAATTAGCTCAGCCCAAGCATCGACCAACACCGAGTTCATAAGAACGTCGTGCAGTAAAACCACCTACCCACGCCTGTGCTACACCTCCCTCTCCAGCCACGCCACCCTCGTCCAAACCAGCCCCAAGCTCCTTGCCGGCGCTGCCCTCAATGTCACCCTCGACAAGGCGCGCTCGACCTCAACCATGATGGTGAGGCTGTCCCGGGCCCAGGGGATGAAGTCAAGGGAGGTTGGGGCGATGCGGGACTGCGTCGAGGAGCTGAGCAGCTCGGTGGACGAGCTGAGGCGGTCCATCGGCGAGATGGGCGAGATCAAGGGGTCTTCCAACTTCGGGCTGATCATGAACGACGTCCAGACGTGGGTGAGCGCTGCCCTCACAGATGAGAACACGTGCTCCGATGGCTTTTCCGGGAGCATGATGAACGGCAATATGAAGACGGTGGTGAGGAATGAGATACTGACCATCGCGCATCTCACCAGTAATGCTTTGGCCTTGATCAATCGTTACGCCTCGCTTCATGGCTAATGCCTGATGTTAATTAGCCATGACCATCATTGTCACTTTTCAAACATACCCAGCTAGACATATGAGAGAAGTTATATAATTGTCTGGAATATACATCATATGTTTGTGAAACTCTAGCGTGATGCTGTTGATCTATAAGATCTCGATGGAGTTGCCAGATTAAAGGAATTGATAAGATGCATAAATGAGGTTAATTTTGTTTCCCCAGGTGTGCTCTGCACTTAATTTGTGCACAACTTGTATCTACCGATCCAATTGATTGGAATGGAGCTAGCTATTGTTTGCTGGActtttctttccctattttGATGACCCAAGTTTGATGCCCATGCAGTGCTATTTTCGGGCACGAGCAACTAGCCCGAAAATTTGGACATGCAGTAATCATCGATTTTTAGGCTTATTTTATAAAAAGGTTAACTAACAACGCATAGGTATAAAATTCGACACATGGACAGGGAATGTCGTAAATATTTCGTGAGGTGAAAATTGATGATATCATTACACAATCATcgtgcatatcttgcatatctagCAGTAGCTCGTGATGGCCACAAGTAGGAGTGAGCGAATCGGACCGCCCGAACCGGGAACGCCCGGACCGGATTGGGacccggtggtccggttccggttctagGGTACACCAGGACCGGAtcaatcgaatttttttttaattttgataaagaaaactccatgcgcatggagtttctcgatcttgcctttttagtccCCAAACGAAATCCTCATCTCAATCTTACCTCATTTGGTTCCCGAGCCGTTTTTGATCCAAAGGGAGatcgtttttgcttgaatctcatgtgcattttggaaacaatcttgcaaaaagttctccgCTTTGCCTTGAAAAACCAGTTTCGGAAAATGAACTCGAACTTTTTATGTCCAGCCTCTATATTTGTTGGACCGGGACCGTCCGGaaatggtgcattttttttttttggcatgtgtccAATTCAATAGAACCGCCCAGGGACCGCACCagaccggtggtcccggttctcaattttttggaatcggaaaccgaaccgaatcgggAATTGATCACTTCTAGCCACAAGTGCATAGCTTACACAACATATGCTAGCGCGGACTGATGGAGAGAGGATTCGTCAAACTACTAAACTTGCTCAATCTCTACAAATTGATAGGTTGTATCCTTTGAGAATTTTGCTTGCGCCTAATCTGCTTTATGTGATTAGCAAGATACTTTGTAAGCCTAAAGTTTCCGATATCGAAGGTGGTTTTCCGCGTCCTAATGTAAACCAGAAAGATAggacagaaaaaaaatgaatggatcCCAACCAAAATAGGCTTAGCAAATGAGCAGTGCAGTTGAATCGCCGAAGTTCATTTGGGCTCAACAGAAAGCGGCTGATCGAGCATGGTTAGTCATTCCAATTTCCAACAAGAAGGAAGACCCTAACTTGTGGCGATTCACATTCAGTGATCCAAATATGCTATCCTACTCCAAGTGAACCCTTGGGCCCAATTGGCCCTTGCATATGCAAAAGGAAGTCAACTGGCTTTTGGGGTTACTCTACTGCTAGCTAGAAGCCCTCTAAGCTCATCGTCTCCGAGTAACAAGGAAAAAGTtaacaaaaagtcctaaatcttttatatttatgtcaatcaAGTTCatatgatcaattttgataaaaaaaaaaaatcactgacATGGACgttgattgtcctacatggcaatATTAGTGCTGATGTGGAtattctttttaaatattttgatatttttattaattttttgtaatttttttttcatttgtttttttttttttggttttggagaAAGGACTGGCGaacctcgcctagatctaggccAGGTGAGGGTGTGGCGGCTCTAGTTGGCTTTGGACGAGGGCCACGACGTCCTTGCTTGGGGTCGGCGAGGGCCGCAGTGCCCTCTCCTGGcccagatttgggcaagggctGGTGCTTGGTGGCCCTCACGTTGGCTGGCAAGGGTCATGACACCCTCGCCAGTGCTAGCAAGGTTCGCCGGtcctctctaaaaaaaaaaaaaaaaaaaaacaaaagataaaaaatatttaaaaaatgatcatgtcAACGCtgaccgtgccatgtaggataaccGGTGTTTACGTGAGCGATTTTTGGCAAAAAGTTAAGAAAACATTGATCACCGGGTGATATTTTTTGGCACAACTTATTGAGATCCCATTTCGCTTAAACAACTTTGTTTAGGATCTGGGCCACCCGCACCTGCGTCTATGTAGCAGTAACTCGACTGCATCTCGATCGGTCCAACAAATGATAAAGAAAGGGGTGATGCGGACGATGTTTCGATGCGAATTGGTTCACATCGTGCAGCAGATTAGTTTCATATTTTATCACCCGAAGCAACATCGCCCTACTGGTGTAGTAGCTACTGAATTGCAGGGATACCATTCACAAAGAATGAGGCTGCACGTCCCGATACGTGTGTTCTTTTCTAATACGGTGAGATCCGACCGTGTAGCTAATTAACAGCACCAAGAATCTCGaggtaaaaaatgaaaatttaaagagGAAGTTGACCGCTAATGGCGTTAAAACCACCCATCTGGAGTAGCTGCTGCATTGATCTGCATCTTACCTTGCCCTATTAAATTCAAGATATAGTC
Protein-coding sequences here:
- the LOC115745997 gene encoding 21 kDa protein-like, which codes for MERSSALANLATTLLFCLAICSCAISISSAQASTNTEFIRTSCSKTTYPRLCYTSLSSHATLVQTSPKLLAGAALNVTLDKARSTSTMMVRLSRAQGMKSREVGAMRDCVEELSSSVDELRRSIGEMGEIKGSSNFGLIMNDVQTWVSAALTDENTCSDGFSGSMMNGNMKTVVRNEILTIAHLTSNALALINRYASLHG